TGGCGTCGAAATCTTCGCCGCCCAGGAAGGTGTCGCCATTGGTCGACTTCACTTCGAACACGCCATCGCCGATCTCCAGGATCGAGATGTCGAAGGTGCCGCCGCCAAGGTCATAGACCGCGATGGTCTTGCCGTCCTGCTTGTCGAGGCCATAGGCCAGCGCCGCCGCAGTCGGCTCGTTGATGATGCGCAGCACTTCGAGGCCCGCAATCTGGCCGGCGTCCTTGGTCGCCTGACGCTGGGCGTCGTTGAAGTAGGCGGGAACGGTGATGACCGCCTGGGTGACGGTTTCGCCCAGATAGCTCTCGGCGGTTTCCTTCATCTTCTGCAGGATGAAGGCGCTGATCTGCGACGGGCTGTAATCCTCGCCACCGGCCTTGACCCAGGCGTCGCCGTTCGGCCCCTTGGCGATGTCATAGGGGACGAGTTCCATGTCCTTCTTGGTCATGGGATCGTCGAAGCGGCGGCCGATCAGGCGCTTCACCGCGAAAATCGTATTGTCCGGATTGGTGACCGCCTGGCGCTTGGCCGGCTGGCCGATCAGACGTTCGCCATCCTTGGCGAAGGCGACGATCGACGGCGTGGTGCGCGCACCTTCCGCATTTTCGATAACCTTGGGCTTGCCGCCATCCATCACAGCAATGCAGCTGTTGGTCGTGCCAAGGTCGATACCGATAACTTTTGCCATTTGTGTCCTCTTTGAACCCCAAAATAAATTCAGCGGTTGACGGCCCAATACCTCACGTAAGCGCCAAGGCAAGGCCGGTTTGCACGGGGGATATAGGCGCGCTTTCGCTTGGCACAAGGATCGGGGGCGATTAGTCAGCTATTGACCGGAAACGAGACAGTCACGGAGCTTCCCATGCGCGCGCCCTTTGCCCTCCTTGTCCTTGCCGCGCCGCTGGCGCTCACCGCCTGTGGCGACCCCGCGCCCAGTTATGTCGATCAGGCCTGGGTCCGGCTGTCACCCAACAAGGATACGCCCTCGGCCGGCTATTTCGTGGCGCATGGCGGCGATGCCGGGGTGCAGTTGCGCGGGGTGATGACCGACTATGCGCTCAAGGTCGAAATGCACGAAAGCGTCGATGAGGGCGGTGTCATGAAGATGAAGCCGATCGACAGCGTCGATGTCCCGGCCAAGGGCACGGTCGCTTTCGCACCGGGCGGCAAGCATCTGATGATCTGGGGCATCAACGACACCGCGATCAGCCGGGGCAAGATGCAACTGACCTTCCTGATGTCGAACGGTGACCGGCTGCTGGTCGATGCGGTGAT
The sequence above is drawn from the Sphingobium sp. AP49 genome and encodes:
- a CDS encoding copper chaperone PCu(A)C; translation: MRAPFALLVLAAPLALTACGDPAPSYVDQAWVRLSPNKDTPSAGYFVAHGGDAGVQLRGVMTDYALKVEMHESVDEGGVMKMKPIDSVDVPAKGTVAFAPGGKHLMIWGINDTAISRGKMQLTFLMSNGDRLLVDAVIRKPGSDAPAAGAPMEEHKAH